In bacterium, the genomic window TCATCTCGAGTATCTTCGGGAGGCGCGACAGCTCGGGACCATGCTCATCGTCGGGTTGAACAGCGATGACTCGGTGCGGCGAATCAAAGGTTCGAAGCGGCCGCTGGTTTCTGAGGAAGACCGAGCCATGGCGCTGTCAGCGCTGCGGTTCGTGGATGGTGTGGTGCTCTTCGATGAGGACACACCCGAGGTGCTGATTCGCACGTTGAATCCTCACGTGTTGGTGAAGGGGGGGGACTACCGGGCGGAAGACGTGGTCGGGTACGATCATGTGACGCGCAACGGAGGTCGCGTGCAGATTCTTCGGCTGCGGGAAGGCTATTCGACGAGCGGTTTCGTCCGTAGGATTACCGAGCGTTTCGGCGGGTAGATGTTCGAAGACCTCACGGCGCGACTCGACAAGGTTTTTCGCGATCTTCGCGGCATCGGCAAGCTCAGCGAAGCCAACATCCGCGAGGCGATGCAGGACATCCGGCGCGTGCTGCTCAGCGCCGACGTGAACGTGCAGGTTGCGCGCGACTTTCTGACGCGGGTGGAAGAGCAGGCCATCGGTCAGGACGTGGCGAAGTCGGTGCTGCCGGCCCAGCTCATCGTCAAGATCGTCTATGATGAGTTGGTTGCGTTGCTGGGGGAGAAGGAAAGTCGTCTGACGTCGGCTTCGGCTCCGCCGTCCGTATATATGATTGTCGGGTTACAGGGATCGGGGAAGACGACGTTCTGCGCGAAGCTGGCGCGTTTGCTCAAGACGAAGGGCCGACGGCCGCTGCTGGTGGCGGCCGATTTGCAGCGTCCGGCGGCGCAGGATCAGCTTCAGGTTCTGGGGGATTCGATCGGCGTACCCGTATTCCGCGGGGAGAGCAAGAATCCGGTGACGGTTTGCGAAGCGGCGACGCGTCACGCGAAGAAGACCAGCATGGATCCGGTGATCTTGGATACCTCCGGGCGGCTCCACGTGGACGACGAGCTCATGACCGAGCTCGAGCAGAT contains:
- the rfaE2 gene encoding D-glycero-beta-D-manno-heptose 1-phosphate adenylyltransferase produces the protein MSPTMEGTAHFSRLLSREDAARRCVIERLRGGVIVFTNGVFDILHRGHLEYLREARQLGTMLIVGLNSDDSVRRIKGSKRPLVSEEDRAMALSALRFVDGVVLFDEDTPEVLIRTLNPHVLVKGGDYRAEDVVGYDHVTRNGGRVQILRLREGYSTSGFVRRITERFGG
- a CDS encoding signal recognition particle receptor subunit alpha, with protein sequence MFEDLTARLDKVFRDLRGIGKLSEANIREAMQDIRRVLLSADVNVQVARDFLTRVEEQAIGQDVAKSVLPAQLIVKIVYDELVALLGEKESRLTSASAPPSVYMIVGLQGSGKTTFCAKLARLLKTKGRRPLLVAADLQRPAAQDQLQVLGDSIGVPVFRGESKNPVTVCEAATRHAKKTSMDPVILDTSGRLHVDDELMTELEQIRKIVRPSEILFVADGMTGQDAVNSAKAFHDRLEFTGSILTKMDGDARGGA